A window from Bos indicus isolate NIAB-ARS_2022 breed Sahiwal x Tharparkar chromosome 1, NIAB-ARS_B.indTharparkar_mat_pri_1.0, whole genome shotgun sequence encodes these proteins:
- the LOC139183670 gene encoding small ribosomal subunit protein uS15-like, whose translation MGRMHAPGKGLSQSALPYRRSVPTWLKLTSDDVKEQIYTLAKKGLTPSQIGVILRDSHGVAQVRFVTGNKILRILKSKGLAPDLPEDLYHLIKKAVAVRKHLERNRKDKDAKFRLILIESRIHRLARYYKTKRVLPPNWKYESSTASALVA comes from the coding sequence ATGGGTCGCATGCACGCTCCCGGGAAGGGCCTGTCCCAGTCGGCTCTGCCCTACCGCCGCAGCGTCCCCACCTGGCTGAAGCTCACTTCTGACGACGTGAAGGAGCAGATCTACACACTGGCCAAGAAAGGCCTGACTCCCTCACAGATCGGTGTGATCCTGAGAGACTCTCATGGTGTTGCACAAGTACGTTTTGTGACAGGCAACAAAATCTTGAGAATTCTTAAGTCCAAAGGACTTGCTCCTGATCTCCCTGAGGATCTCTATCATTTAATTAAGAAAGCTGTTGCTGTTAGGAAGCATCTTGAGAGGAACAGAAAGGATAAAGATGCTAAATTCCGTCTGATTCTGATTGAGAGCCGTATTCACCGGTTGGCTCGATACTACAAGACCAAACGAGTCCTACCCCCTAATTGGAAATACGAGTCATCCACAGCCTCTGCCCTGGTTGCATAA